In Candidatus Methanosphaera massiliense, the following are encoded in one genomic region:
- a CDS encoding GNAT family N-acetyltransferase: MSMRKELESKGYKTYENNELNIFWNPEICQHSTNCVRGNSLVFDTTKRPWVDINVAPATEIAEIIDKCPSGALKYELKNKNNINIEFAEKDNSSIAYDGNKQIGQCHFARLKDNWVITLTEVDESYSGKGIAKKLVEKVIEHARIEDVKIVPSCPYASNLMIGNPEYSDVLKIV, from the coding sequence ATGTCAATGAGAAAAGAATTAGAATCAAAGGGATATAAAACATATGAAAATAATGAACTTAATATTTTCTGGAATCCCGAAATATGTCAGCATTCCACCAACTGTGTAAGAGGTAACAGTCTAGTCTTTGACACAACAAAAAGGCCATGGGTAGATATTAATGTAGCACCAGCTACAGAAATAGCAGAAATCATTGATAAATGTCCATCAGGAGCACTTAAATATGAATTAAAAAATAAAAATAATATTAACATAGAATTTGCAGAAAAAGATAATAGTAGTATTGCATATGATGGAAATAAACAAATTGGGCAATGTCACTTCGCCAGATTAAAAGATAACTGGGTTATAACTCTTACAGAAGTTGATGAATCCTATTCAGGTAAAGGAATTGCTAAAAAATTAGTAGAGAAAGTTATAGAACATGCACGTATTGAAGATGTGAAAATTGTTCCTTCATGTCCATATGCAAGTAATTTAATGATTGGAAACCCTGAATATTCTGATGTTCTTAAAATTGTTTAA
- a CDS encoding ArsR/SmtB family transcription factor translates to MDLMKNVKICKALSDPTRLEIVTMINGTEKCACRLLEHFDITQPTLSHHMKQLTNCGLVDVRKEGKWSYYSINTDVLTEFKDFVNSLESNMNDTCIEC, encoded by the coding sequence ATGGATTTAATGAAAAATGTTAAAATTTGCAAAGCTCTTAGTGATCCTACTAGATTAGAGATTGTTACTATGATTAATGGCACAGAAAAATGTGCTTGTAGACTTCTTGAGCATTTTGACATAACACAACCTACATTATCACATCATATGAAACAGTTAACTAATTGTGGCTTAGTTGATGTTAGAAAAGAAGGTAAATGGTCATATTATTCCATAAATACGGATGTTTTAACTGAATTTAAAGACTTTGTAAACAGTCTTGAATCTAATATGAATGATACTTGTATTGAATGTTAA
- the arsB gene encoding ACR3 family arsenite efflux transporter yields MTNESKISFFNKYLTIWVLICMAIGIFISQYIPIIPNFLKQFEYAQISIPIAILIWIMIYPMMLKIDFKSIKNVKNNIKGIILTWCVNWLIQPFTMYLICTVFFFIIYQGILSTNMATNYLIGAVLLGSAPCTAMVFVWSELMKGDSAYTLVQVATNDIIILFAYVPIVTCLLGISNISIPYDTLILSIILFVVIPFIASIISRKFIINHKSKEYLENKFIPKFDNITTIGLLLTLIFIFSSQGNLILNNPLDIILIAIPYIIQIFLIFGIGYLGSKAIKLPQNIAAPASLVGASNFFELAVAIAIALYGVSSPVALATTVGVLIEVPVMLTLVRIVNNTKDWYNSGLNDKKISDKYYN; encoded by the coding sequence ATGACAAACGAATCAAAAATTAGTTTCTTTAACAAATATCTAACCATATGGGTATTAATATGTATGGCTATAGGTATCTTCATAAGCCAATACATACCTATCATTCCAAATTTCTTAAAACAATTTGAATATGCTCAAATATCAATTCCTATTGCAATATTAATATGGATAATGATTTATCCAATGATGTTAAAAATTGACTTTAAAAGTATTAAAAACGTGAAAAATAATATAAAAGGAATAATACTAACGTGGTGCGTAAACTGGCTAATCCAACCATTTACAATGTACTTAATATGCACAGTATTCTTTTTTATAATATATCAAGGAATATTATCAACAAACATGGCAACAAATTATCTTATAGGAGCAGTACTTCTAGGATCTGCACCATGTACTGCAATGGTATTTGTATGGAGTGAATTAATGAAAGGAGATTCAGCATACACACTAGTACAAGTAGCTACCAATGATATAATAATACTATTTGCTTATGTACCAATTGTTACATGTCTCTTAGGAATTTCAAACATATCAATTCCATATGATACCTTAATATTATCAATAATATTATTTGTTGTAATTCCATTCATAGCAAGTATAATAAGTAGAAAATTTATTATTAATCATAAAAGTAAGGAATATTTAGAAAATAAGTTTATTCCGAAATTCGATAATATTACTACTATAGGTTTATTATTAACATTAATATTTATTTTCTCATCACAAGGAAATCTAATATTAAATAATCCATTAGATATTATATTAATTGCTATTCCATATATTATCCAAATATTTTTAATATTTGGTATAGGATATCTTGGTTCAAAAGCTATTAAGTTACCACAAAATATTGCAGCTCCTGCATCACTAGTTGGTGCTTCAAATTTCTTTGAATTAGCTGTTGCTATAGCCATAGCTTTATATGGTGTAAGTAGTCCAGTAGCTTTAGCTACGACTGTAGGTGTATTAATAGAAGTACCGGTAATGTTGACATTAGTACGAATTGTGAATAATACTAAAGACTGGTATAATTCAGGATTAAATGATAAAAAAATCAGTGATAAATATTATAATTAG
- the thiE gene encoding thiamine phosphate synthase: MMNIDYSVYLVTDQFDFTEQEFLDIIEKAIIGGTSIVQLREKNSTTREFYNLAVKVKQITDKYNVPLIINDRIDVAQAVDSSGVHLGQDDMPCKIARQILGPDKIIGISAENYEDALQAEKDGADYLGIGAIQATSTKEDCSVISKEDLKKVDENITIPRVAIGGVKEYNTPQVINEYGFDGVAIVSAIMKHDNPRESSANFRRLVKDSHRLTITDIKAAIYGGVVADALGVPYEFKSHEEMLDNPATGMTGHGTYNMPVGTWSDDSSLTIALLDSLKKGVDYDDIMNNFQKWYYNGDYTPLGETFDVGRTTKYAIENYSKGIEPIECGGDGKRNNGNGSLMRIMPILLYIYTNNIPVDESIKLIDDISSLTHAHSISKASCNIYNFIVQEILHDRYTKNFKTLIKRGLNESRKYYDIEDKYPCFSKLYSKNFLDNKDTVVSSTGYVVDSLEVALYCCYNTDNYKDAVLKAVNLGGDTDTNGIITGSLAALYYGLDSIPREWLDSTLNLELVNSIIHDFYRTLKN; encoded by the coding sequence ATGATGAATATTGATTATAGTGTATATCTGGTAACAGATCAGTTCGACTTCACAGAACAGGAATTTCTTGACATAATAGAAAAAGCTATAATTGGTGGAACCAGTATAGTTCAACTAAGAGAAAAAAATAGTACAACAAGAGAATTCTATAATTTAGCTGTGAAGGTTAAACAAATAACTGATAAATACAATGTACCATTAATTATTAATGATAGAATTGATGTGGCACAAGCTGTTGACAGTAGCGGTGTACACCTCGGACAGGATGACATGCCATGCAAAATAGCACGACAAATACTAGGACCAGATAAAATAATCGGTATAAGTGCAGAAAACTATGAAGATGCCCTTCAAGCAGAAAAAGATGGAGCAGATTATCTGGGAATAGGAGCAATACAAGCTACCTCAACAAAAGAGGACTGTAGTGTAATTAGCAAGGAAGACCTTAAAAAAGTTGATGAAAACATCACAATACCAAGAGTAGCAATTGGCGGAGTAAAGGAATACAACACGCCACAAGTAATAAATGAATATGGATTTGACGGAGTAGCAATAGTATCTGCTATAATGAAACATGATAATCCGCGTGAATCATCAGCAAACTTCAGAAGATTAGTAAAAGATAGTCATAGATTAACAATAACAGACATAAAAGCTGCAATATATGGTGGAGTAGTAGCTGATGCACTTGGAGTGCCATACGAGTTTAAGTCACATGAAGAAATGTTAGATAACCCGGCTACTGGTATGACGGGTCACGGTACATATAACATGCCTGTAGGAACATGGTCTGATGATAGTTCTCTTACAATAGCATTACTGGACAGTTTAAAAAAAGGAGTAGATTATGATGATATTATGAATAACTTCCAGAAATGGTACTATAATGGTGATTACACGCCACTTGGTGAAACATTTGATGTTGGAAGAACAACGAAATATGCTATAGAAAACTACAGTAAGGGAATTGAGCCAATAGAATGTGGTGGAGATGGAAAACGTAATAACGGTAATGGATCATTAATGAGAATCATGCCTATACTTCTGTATATTTACACAAATAATATACCAGTGGATGAATCAATAAAACTAATAGATGACATCTCCTCACTAACACATGCTCATAGTATAAGTAAGGCATCATGTAATATTTATAACTTTATAGTCCAGGAAATATTACATGACAGATATACTAAGAACTTTAAAACTCTAATAAAAAGAGGTTTAAATGAATCACGAAAATACTATGACATTGAAGATAAATATCCTTGCTTTAGTAAGTTATACAGTAAAAATTTCCTAGATAATAAAGATACAGTAGTCTCAAGTACTGGATATGTTGTTGATTCACTTGAAGTAGCCTTATATTGTTGTTATAATACTGACAACTATAAGGATGCAGTTTTAAAGGCTGTTAATCTTGGTGGAGATACTGATACTAATGGTATAATAACTGGTAGTCTTGCAGCATTATATTATGGATTAGATTCTATTCCACGTGAATGGCTAGACAGTACTCTTAATCTTGAATTAGTTAATAGTATCATACATGATTTCTACAGAACTCTTAAAAATTAA
- the thiM gene encoding hydroxyethylthiazole kinase has protein sequence MIDNSVNDKVIEAVQQLRTDSPLTHCITNVVTVKDCANAVLAVGGSPIMANEPEEAEEITGIANSLLINIGTLTTSQVETMKKSAKKAVQSNIPLVLDPVGVGISKIRNQTPIDIITESKPTIIRGNLSEIKAIAMLYGILDECTKAKGVDVAETDVINEETISDQAVLVKNIASKLNTVIAVSGPIDIISDGESVYTIRNGDAMMSRITGTGCMLGCVIASYAAITTPLVAAITGTLVMGIAGQKAAIKVETDGRGTGSFGVDLIDELSLMDEETLTSMSNLTKME, from the coding sequence ATGATTGATAATTCAGTGAATGATAAAGTAATAGAAGCAGTACAACAACTAAGGACGGATAGTCCACTAACACATTGCATAACAAATGTAGTAACAGTCAAAGATTGTGCAAATGCAGTGCTAGCAGTAGGTGGTTCACCTATAATGGCTAATGAACCAGAAGAAGCAGAGGAAATAACAGGAATTGCTAATTCATTACTCATAAATATTGGAACATTAACAACAAGCCAAGTGGAAACAATGAAAAAATCAGCAAAAAAAGCAGTACAATCAAACATACCATTAGTATTAGACCCTGTAGGAGTAGGAATTAGTAAAATAAGAAATCAAACACCAATTGATATAATAACAGAATCAAAACCTACCATAATCAGAGGTAACCTATCAGAAATCAAGGCAATAGCAATGCTATATGGAATATTAGATGAATGTACTAAGGCTAAAGGTGTAGATGTAGCAGAAACTGATGTGATTAATGAGGAAACTATAAGTGACCAGGCAGTATTAGTAAAAAATATAGCATCTAAATTAAACACTGTTATAGCAGTTTCCGGACCAATAGACATAATCTCCGATGGTGAAAGTGTTTATACTATTAGAAATGGTGATGCTATGATGAGCAGAATAACTGGTACCGGCTGTATGCTAGGATGCGTAATAGCTTCATATGCAGCTATAACAACACCACTTGTAGCAGCTATCACTGGAACATTAGTAATGGGAATAGCCGGACAAAAAGCAGCTATAAAAGTAGAAACTGATGGTAGGGGTACTGGTAGCTTTGGTGTGGATTTAATAGATGAATTATCATTAATGGATGAGGAAACATTAACTTCAATGTCTAATTTAACAAAGATGGAGTAA
- a CDS encoding DUF3100 domain-containing protein encodes MDKKDKTDNIDMFDYKLHLTILIIVVISEYIGIFHIHLIKGVSLVILPIIYALVLAMLLYQLKPFKWIDEKQSRTSSKLLLLLIGPLIAKLAIISGQNITLLINTGPLILLEEIGDLGSIFVALPVALLLGFKREAIGMTSSICREPQMAVIIDKYGFNSPEVNGFMIVYLIGAVLGTIFISIIASVLSTLIPLHPYAYALACGVGSTSMNVAAVSSLATIYPAISQQLYAYSGISNLISVILSIYVYILISLPLTEKLYYKLEPIISKYIIRR; translated from the coding sequence ATGGATAAAAAAGATAAAACAGACAATATTGACATGTTTGACTATAAACTACATCTAACAATATTAATAATTGTAGTTATATCAGAATACATTGGAATATTTCACATACATCTAATAAAAGGGGTAAGTCTTGTAATATTGCCCATAATCTATGCACTAGTTCTGGCGATGTTATTATACCAGTTAAAACCTTTTAAATGGATAGATGAAAAACAATCAAGAACATCATCTAAACTATTACTACTACTAATAGGACCCTTAATAGCAAAACTAGCAATAATAAGTGGTCAAAATATAACCTTACTTATTAATACAGGGCCATTAATACTACTTGAAGAAATAGGAGACCTTGGATCAATTTTTGTTGCATTACCAGTTGCTTTACTGCTAGGATTCAAAAGAGAAGCTATAGGAATGACAAGCTCCATATGCCGTGAACCACAAATGGCAGTAATAATAGATAAATATGGATTTAATTCACCAGAAGTAAACGGATTCATGATAGTATACTTAATAGGAGCAGTATTAGGAACAATATTTATAAGCATAATTGCATCAGTACTCTCAACACTGATACCATTGCATCCATATGCATATGCACTAGCCTGTGGAGTAGGAAGTACAAGTATGAATGTAGCAGCAGTATCATCACTAGCAACAATATATCCTGCTATTTCACAGCAATTATATGCTTACAGTGGAATTTCTAACCTTATTTCAGTAATTCTAAGTATATATGTATACATATTAATATCACTGCCATTAACAGAAAAATTATACTATAAACTCGAGCCAATTATTAGTAAATATATTATAAGAAGATAA
- a CDS encoding DUF3100 domain-containing protein, whose amino-acid sequence MVMEQKDSDNYEELKSARKDYKLHMTILVSIIIAEYIGMYTLNLGGIRIVLMPLLYSLVLAVACYLAKPITWIKEEQSSKASTIMMLLIGPLLAKLAIASGQNIEIIFNAGPALLLQEVGNLGTIFAALPVALLLGFKREAIGMTSSICREPQMAVVIDKFGFNSPETKGFFSVFLIGTVLGTPFISLLVSVLAYLLPLHPYAYGMACGIGSASMNAAAVASLSAIFPSMSTQLQAFSGMANMLSMVTGMYVYILVAIPLTQWLYKILEPPISKLLSRKNSEDEDMI is encoded by the coding sequence ATGGTAATGGAACAAAAGGACTCGGATAATTATGAAGAACTAAAATCAGCACGAAAAGATTATAAACTGCATATGACAATTCTGGTATCTATAATAATAGCTGAATACATAGGTATGTATACACTGAATTTAGGTGGAATACGAATTGTATTAATGCCCTTATTATATTCATTAGTACTGGCAGTAGCATGCTATCTAGCAAAACCAATAACCTGGATAAAAGAGGAACAATCAAGTAAAGCAAGTACAATTATGATGCTATTGATAGGTCCATTACTAGCTAAATTAGCTATAGCAAGTGGTCAAAATATAGAAATAATATTCAATGCTGGACCGGCATTACTACTACAGGAAGTAGGAAATCTCGGAACAATATTTGCAGCACTCCCAGTTGCTTTACTGCTAGGATTCAAAAGAGAAGCCATTGGAATGACAAGTTCCATATGCCGTGAACCACAAATGGCAGTAGTAATAGATAAATTTGGATTTAATTCACCAGAGACAAAGGGATTCTTCTCAGTATTTCTCATAGGAACAGTACTAGGAACACCTTTTATAAGTTTATTAGTAAGTGTATTAGCATATTTACTTCCATTACATCCATATGCATATGGAATGGCGTGCGGTATAGGAAGTGCAAGTATGAATGCTGCAGCTGTAGCATCATTATCTGCTATATTTCCGAGCATGTCAACACAGCTACAGGCATTCAGTGGAATGGCAAATATGCTGTCAATGGTAACAGGAATGTATGTATATATTCTAGTAGCAATACCTTTAACACAATGGTTATATAAAATTCTAGAACCGCCTATAAGTAAATTGTTATCTAGAAAAAATAGTGAAGATGAGGATATGATATAG
- a CDS encoding MBL fold metallo-hydrolase, with the protein MDLIMLGTGNAVATNCYNTCFILNNDDKYFLVDGGGGSGLFRQLEYAGIDWKDIGEVFVTHKHMDHLFGVLWLIRLVCQYSVRGDYDGELFIRGHSEVISIINDFIARLLRPVELECMGTVVHLVSVVNGEHCIINGHDVVFFDVGSDRTLQYGFSMILDDGGKFSCCGDEPFHECVRDYVYGSKWLLHEAFCLFSDADVFNPYEKNHSTVKDACLVAESLDVENLVLYHTVDDDIDSRKKRFYDEGCMFFSGRLFIPDDLEVFSL; encoded by the coding sequence ATGGATCTTATCATGTTAGGTACGGGTAATGCTGTTGCTACTAATTGCTATAATACCTGTTTTATTTTAAATAATGATGATAAATATTTTCTTGTTGATGGTGGCGGAGGCAGTGGACTTTTTCGTCAATTAGAATATGCTGGTATTGACTGGAAGGATATTGGTGAAGTTTTTGTTACTCATAAACATATGGATCATTTATTTGGAGTATTGTGGCTTATAAGATTGGTTTGTCAATATTCTGTTAGAGGTGATTATGATGGTGAACTTTTCATTCGTGGTCATAGTGAAGTAATTAGTATTATCAATGATTTTATTGCCAGGCTGCTTCGTCCTGTTGAATTGGAGTGTATGGGTACAGTTGTTCATTTGGTGTCTGTTGTTAATGGTGAACATTGTATTATTAATGGTCATGATGTTGTATTTTTTGATGTTGGTTCAGATAGGACTTTACAGTATGGTTTTTCCATGATTTTGGATGATGGTGGTAAGTTTAGCTGTTGTGGTGATGAGCCTTTTCATGAGTGTGTAAGGGATTATGTTTATGGTAGTAAGTGGCTTCTTCATGAGGCTTTCTGTCTTTTTAGTGATGCTGATGTTTTTAATCCTTATGAGAAGAATCATTCTACTGTTAAGGATGCTTGTTTAGTTGCTGAATCATTAGATGTTGAGAATTTGGTGTTGTATCATACTGTTGATGATGATATTGATTCTAGGAAAAAGCGTTTTTATGATGAAGGGTGCATGTTTTTTTCTGGTAGATTATTTATTCCTGATGATTTGGAAGTGTTTTCTCTTTAG
- a CDS encoding heavy metal translocating P-type ATPase: MNKFEQLMHFFEGLKMTIVGGVFLLFSLIILLLNIQVPVDPAWVTIVICGLPLLYLALERLVRQHWVSSALLICIAMVASIMIGEIFAAGEVVFIMALGALLEDYTVNKSKQGLKDLIDLKPQKGRLLITENGETTEKQIDAKDIQKGDILRVLPGEVIPVDGVIIKGDTSVDQSIMTGESLPLDKTIKDDVFSGTLNLYGAIDIKATNVGKDSSLEKLIRMVEEADEKQAPTQRIADKWATWLVPVALGIAIVTYFITWNIERAVTILVVFCPCALILATPTAIMAAIGQATKHGVLIKSGEALEHMGNVDCITFDKTGTLTYGDLEVSDIIPLKDDVSSQELTKYVTISEIKSEHPIGKAVVNYGRSEGIQYSEPDDFKMVPGKGVAVNYHGKKILSGTTRFIEESNIEVTDKCINKLDMLRNEGKASIVVAYDGEVIGLVGLSDVLRENAKVVVSTLKDDLETDVELLTGDNDKAANYFASQVGITNIHSELLPENKVEIVEQLRKDGKEVCMVGDGINDAPALKTADVSVAMGGMGSDIAIDAADIALLGDNIEKLPYLKKLSNSTLFTIHLSITISMIINAVAIICSILGLLNPVTGALVHNIGSCAVVMLAASLYDRDFSDYIKGVEVENPQSATSASK, from the coding sequence ATGAATAAGTTTGAACAACTAATGCACTTCTTTGAAGGTCTGAAGATGACCATAGTAGGAGGAGTTTTCCTATTGTTTAGTTTAATAATACTATTATTAAACATACAAGTACCCGTTGATCCAGCATGGGTAACAATAGTGATTTGTGGATTACCACTATTATATCTAGCATTAGAAAGACTAGTAAGACAACACTGGGTATCATCAGCACTACTTATATGTATAGCAATGGTAGCTTCAATAATGATAGGCGAAATATTCGCTGCTGGTGAAGTAGTATTCATAATGGCACTTGGTGCACTACTTGAAGACTACACAGTAAACAAATCAAAACAAGGTCTTAAGGATTTAATTGACCTTAAACCACAGAAAGGTAGATTACTAATCACTGAAAATGGCGAAACTACAGAAAAACAGATAGATGCTAAAGACATCCAAAAAGGTGATATACTAAGAGTACTACCTGGAGAAGTAATACCAGTAGACGGTGTTATAATAAAAGGAGATACATCAGTAGACCAATCAATTATGACTGGTGAATCACTACCACTTGATAAGACAATTAAAGACGATGTATTTTCAGGAACATTAAACCTATATGGTGCAATAGATATAAAAGCAACCAATGTAGGAAAAGATTCATCTCTTGAAAAACTCATAAGAATGGTAGAAGAAGCAGATGAAAAACAAGCTCCAACACAGAGAATAGCAGATAAATGGGCTACATGGCTAGTACCAGTAGCACTAGGTATAGCAATTGTAACATACTTCATAACATGGAATATAGAAAGAGCAGTAACAATACTTGTAGTATTCTGTCCATGTGCACTAATATTAGCAACGCCAACAGCAATTATGGCCGCAATAGGTCAGGCAACAAAACATGGTGTACTAATCAAATCTGGTGAAGCACTAGAACACATGGGTAATGTAGACTGTATAACATTTGATAAAACCGGAACACTAACATATGGAGACCTAGAAGTATCTGATATAATACCATTAAAAGATGATGTAAGTTCACAGGAATTAACAAAATATGTGACAATCAGTGAAATAAAATCAGAACACCCAATAGGTAAAGCAGTAGTAAATTATGGTAGAAGTGAAGGAATTCAATACTCAGAACCTGATGACTTTAAAATGGTACCTGGAAAAGGTGTAGCTGTAAATTATCATGGTAAAAAAATTCTATCTGGTACAACAAGATTCATAGAAGAAAGTAACATTGAAGTAACAGATAAATGTATAAACAAACTTGACATGCTACGTAATGAAGGAAAAGCTTCAATAGTAGTAGCTTATGATGGTGAAGTTATAGGTTTAGTTGGATTATCAGATGTATTACGTGAAAATGCTAAAGTAGTAGTTTCAACATTAAAAGATGATCTTGAAACTGATGTTGAACTATTAACTGGTGATAACGATAAAGCAGCTAACTACTTTGCAAGTCAGGTCGGAATAACTAATATTCACTCTGAATTACTACCAGAAAACAAAGTTGAAATCGTAGAACAATTAAGAAAAGACGGAAAAGAAGTTTGTATGGTTGGGGATGGTATTAACGATGCACCAGCACTTAAAACCGCCGATGTAAGTGTAGCAATGGGTGGTATGGGTAGTGACATAGCTATCGATGCTGCAGATATTGCATTACTTGGTGATAACATTGAAAAATTACCATATCTTAAAAAACTATCAAACTCCACATTATTCACAATACACTTAAGTATTACTATATCAATGATTATTAATGCAGTTGCTATAATATGTTCTATACTAGGATTACTTAACCCAGTTACAGGAGCATTAGTACATAACATAGGTTCATGTGCTGTTGTAATGTTAGCAGCTTCATTATATGACCGTGATTTCAGTGATTATATAAAAGGTGTAGAAGTAGAGAATCCTCAAAGTGCAACTTCAGCCTCTAAATAA